A region from the Ichthyobacterium seriolicida genome encodes:
- a CDS encoding nucleotide exchange factor GrpE: MENVKKNSEVNSEKNHDEKVLQSEELENVDPDDVIEDEQEQEIDELSVEKDRYLRLYAEFENYKRRTTKERIELYKTAGEDVIVSMLPVLDDFDRAIKELEKTDSDSDSLKGISLIYNKFKGILSQRGLSAIKIEKGDDFNTDFHEAVTYVKSDSEDLNGKVLDVLEMGYELNEKIIRYAKVVIGK; this comes from the coding sequence ATGGAAAATGTTAAAAAAAATAGTGAGGTTAATAGTGAGAAAAATCATGATGAGAAAGTATTGCAAAGTGAAGAACTAGAAAATGTCGATCCAGACGATGTAATCGAAGATGAGCAAGAACAGGAGATAGATGAATTATCTGTTGAAAAGGATAGGTATTTGCGATTATATGCAGAATTTGAAAATTATAAAAGGCGAACTACAAAAGAGCGTATCGAGTTGTATAAGACAGCAGGGGAGGATGTTATAGTTAGCATGTTGCCTGTATTGGATGATTTCGATAGAGCTATTAAGGAGTTAGAAAAGACAGATTCTGATAGTGATTCTTTAAAAGGGATCAGTCTTATTTATAATAAGTTTAAGGGCATTTTATCTCAAAGAGGATTATCTGCTATAAAGATTGAGAAGGGCGATGATTTCAATACTGATTTTCACGAAGCTGTAACTTATGTAAAATCTGATTCAGAGGATTTAAATGGCAAGGTTTTGGATGTATTGGAAATGGGTTATGAATTAAATGAGAAAATAATTCGTTACGCTAAAGTTGTTATAGGAAAGTAA